A segment of the uncultured Fibrobacter sp. genome:
GACTGTTGCCACCGGGATTCCCGGGGGCATCTGCACGATGGAGTGCAGAGCATCGACGCCGTTGAGCGGGCCGCCCGCGCAGGGCAGGCCGATAACGGGAAGGATGGTGTGCCCTGCGAGCACGCCCGGGAGGGCTGCAGCGAGGCCAGCAACACCGATGAGGACCTGGAGGCCTCGCCCGGCGGCTTCGCGAGCATACTTCGCGGTGGCGTTCGGGGTGCGGTGTGCAGAGAGGATGTTGTATTCCCACGTGATGCCGAACTGGTCGAGCACCGCAGTGATCTTGTCTACAGTTTCTTGGTCGGACTTGCTACCCGCAACGATACCGACCTTTGCATTTTCTTTCAAATCCATT
Coding sequences within it:
- the purE gene encoding 5-(carboxyamino)imidazole ribonucleotide mutase produces the protein MDLKENAKVGIVAGSKSDQETVDKITAVLDQFGITWEYNILSAHRTPNATAKYAREAAGRGLQVLIGVAGLAAALPGVLAGHTILPVIGLPCAGGPLNGVDALHSIVQMPPGIPVATVGIGNGKNAGFLAVHIVALSDASVREKLVAYRKGLGDIEV